AATTGGTCGGGGATTTAGTGCCTTATTTGAGCCTAATCTATGTATTCGGTCAAATAAGTCTTTTGTTTAAATGCCGAGGCTAGTAACTATGAGATCCTTTACCAGAGTTTTCTTCGTGACTTTGTTCTTGTATTCAGAAGAAAATCAAACTATCCTGCATTGATCTTGATTCTAAGTCTAAGAGTTTGTCATCTTGATCTTTTTGGATTTCAAATTCGCGCGATTGATTTTTTAAGTCaccacatgtttgttttttaatttcaatttttgcaTCGTTCACTTCAGTTTTCTGTCTCTCACACTCATTACTGATAAAGCTGCATAACGTATCTACTTCCGTAACCTTTGACTctaaattgttaattttaatatccATGTCcgatattttgacatttatggTATTAACTgtgttttcaatattcggaagtGACATTTTGATGGATTTAATATCTTCCCAACTAAGCATAGCCCAACTTGGTGGAGTTTACGGCGTCGGGTTGCTGGCTATATCCAAATCCATACCAATTACGGAAAAGGAATTTGCAAATGCTTCCGTTATTTAACATTGAATTGAAATATGGattaaacataacaacaaaacatttcattcatCTTTATTTCACAACATACGCATTCAACCAAAAATTTAAATGGGAAATAATTATTCACGAAACCTATATATAACCAAAGAAAATATTGGCGTCCATACATTTGAGATAGAAATATAACTAGGATAGCTCAACCTTTGTTGCCAAAACGATTGAAAGCCCGTCATAATCAGTACAAACCCACAACATGATCATTCAAAATTGTGGACGTCAAACATTGTCAAAAGTCTTACCCAAACTTGATTGAGGATAATGTTTACAAGTCAAAACAAATCTTATACAGTCAAAATATGTATCTTAAATAAATCCAAATATAGTCGTGCAAATGATTTGGATATTAACAGAAATATATTAGGGAcagtatgttttaatttaaagcaAGATCTAACAAAGTGTTTAAATGTGTAAGTAAATCGTAAACAGTCAATATCTTTGCAATAGGGTCCAAATTATTTAGCCGTTCAAACAAATCATAAAGACTCATGCATTAAAGTTGTACTAATACTAAGTATACaaacaattgttattgttttttttctttgtcagTTTTTGGTACAACACAAACACCTACACTACAGCATAGTAAAATAATCAATTGGAACTAGTGACATCAAATTTAGGGAACCTGTATTAACTTACAACGTTTTTAAACTAACGATATGTGAATATAGTATTCCTACGCTCgtataatgcattttaaagatAAGACTTATAAAATGTCCATGAATACTGTTGTATAACCCTTTgtcgaaaatatcaaaacaatcatttaattacaaaagaaattaaaGTCATAATAAATGCTTATGATTATAAGAAAACAGGTTACCCATCTTTCATTATATTTCGCAGCAATTGCAATGCAAATTACTCTGAGACGAATAGAATATTACTAACAAACAATAAGCCAGGCACTTCTACATATAACGTGTACCATGTATCCGAGTGCAATCGCAAACTGTGAGATTAGTTCAATCCTAAGTCTTAATATAGCTTAGGTATTAAAGTGATTGCCAAGGGCACTTAACGCAAACAAACACTGAATATACGAAGCTTTCAGATTAGTATCTTGAAATTTAACCGATGTGGAAAAGTTTAGAAAACAAAGTACTTACAACATTTTAGAAGCTATtcactacatataccatatttAGAAATATGCTTTCACCATTAGTCAGGGCCAGCTTGTCTAATTGCTTACGGGCCTGACTGAAATCATTCTatgtaaatgatttatttaattccTCCTAAATAAGGGGAGGGTGAATGGGTAAATAATGGTTTGAAAGGGGTGGGTGgaagataattattaataatagttTGAAGGGGAGGGTGAAAGGAGATCAGTAATGATTTAGTTGGAGGGGAGTGTGAAAGCAGATGGGTAGTGACTGGTTTGTAGGGGAGGGTAAAAGCAAATGAGTAATGACTGGGTTGGAAGGATGAATTAAAGCAAATGAGTAATGACTGGGTACGAGGGATGGATAAAAGCATATGAGTAATGACTGGGTTGGAAGGATGGATGAAAGGAGATGAGTAATGACTGTGTTGGAGGTATGGATGAAAGGAGATGAATAGTGATTGGTTTGGAAGGGACGGCGAAAGGTGATGAGTAGTGACTGGGTAGGAGGGGAGGTTGAAAGGTGATGAGCAGTGACTGGTTTGGAGGGGAGGGTAAAATGTGATGAGTAATGACTTGTTTGGAGGGGATGTTGAAAGGTGATGAGTAGTGACTGCTTTGGAGGGGAGAGTGAAAGGAGAGGAGTAGTGACTGGTTTTGAGGGGAGAGTGAAAGGAGATGAGTAGTGGCTGGTTTTGAAGGGATGTTGAAAGGTGATGAGTAGTGAGTGGTTTGGAGGGGAGAGTGAAAGGTGATGAGTAATGACTGATTTGAAGTGACTGGTTTGTAGCGGAGGGTGAAAGGAGATGAGAGTGACTGGTTTGGAGGGGAGGGTGAAAGGAGATGAGTAGTGACTGGTTTGGAGGGGAGGGTGAAAGGAGATGAGTAGTGGCTGGTTTCGAAGGGATGTTGAAAGGTGATGAGTAGTGAGTGGTTTGGAGGGGAGAGTGAAAGGTGATGAGTAATGACTGATTTGAAGTGACTAGTTTGTAGGGGAGGGTGAAAGGAGATGAGAGTGACTGGTTTGGAGGGGTGGGTGAAAGGAGATGAGAGTGACTGGTTTGGAGGGGAGGGTGAAAGGAGATGAGAGTGACTGGTTTGGAGTGACTGGTTTGTAGGGGAGGGTGAAAGGAGATGAGAGTGACTGGTTTGGAGTGACTGGTTTGTAGGGGAGGGTGAAAGGAGATGAGAGTGACTGGTTTGAAGTGACTGGTTTGTAGGGGAGGGTGAAAGGAGATGAGGGTGACTGGTTTGGAGTGACTAGTTTGTAGGGAAGGGTGAAAGGAGATGAGAGTGACTGGTTTGGAGTG
This genomic stretch from Mya arenaria isolate MELC-2E11 chromosome 10, ASM2691426v1 harbors:
- the LOC128204852 gene encoding uncharacterized protein LOC128204852, translating into MDVFPDTIIYNNPYCLFSFENTRYNPIMCMDRAVAMKLKRSLQTSHPHLLSPSPTNQSLQTSHSHLLSPSPTNQSLQTSHSHLLSPSPTNQSLQTSHSHLLSPSPPNQSLSSPFTHPSKPVTLISFHPPLQTSHFKSVITHHLSLSPPNHSLLITFQHPFETSHYSSPFTLPSKPVTTHLLSPSPPNQSLSSPFTLRYKPVTSNQSLLITFHSPLQTTHYSSPFNIPSKPATTHLLSLSPQNQSLLLSFHSPLQSSHYSSPFNIPSKQVITHHILPSPPNQSLLITFQPPLLPSHYSSPFAVPSKPITIHLLSSIPPTQSLLISFHPSFQPSHYSYAFIHPSYPVITHLL